The genomic stretch CAGCCCACTGTCGCCGCCGAGGATGCCGCCCACAAGGCCGTCTTCGCCGATGACGCCATCCAGCAGCCCGCTGTCACCGCCAAGCAGGCCATCCAGAAGACCACTCTCTCCGCCGTCCCCATCTGTGACATCACCAAGCAGTCCGGTTCCCAGCAGATCGCCGACCAAACCATCAGCGCCGGTCACATCCGACAGGACACCATCGTTGCCCACCAGATCGCCAAGCAAGCCGTCCGAACCTGTGATATCGCCAAGGATGCCATTGTTCCCGGTGACATCACCAAGCAATCCTTCATCGCTGACAATGCCATCGAGCAAGCCAGTGTCGCCGCCGAGGAGACCGCCAACGAGGCCGTCCTCACCGATCACACCGTCGAGCAGACCAGTGTCGCCGCCGAGGAGGCCGCCAACGAGGCCGTCTTCACCGATCACACCATCGAGCAGACCAGTGTCGCCACCGAGGAGTCCGCCCACGAGGCCATCCTCACCGATGACACCGTCGAGCAGACCAGTGTCGCCACCGAGGAGTCCGCCCACGAGGCCGTCTTCACCGATGACACCGTCGAGCAGACCAGTGTCGCCACCGAGGAGACCACCAACGAGGCCGTCCTCACCGATGACACCATCGAGCAGACCAGTGTCGCCGCCGAGGAGACCGCCCACGAGGCCGTCCTCACCGATCACACCGTCGAGCAGACCAGTGTCGCCGCCGAGGAGGCCGTCAACGAGGCCGTCCTCACCGATGACACCATCGAGCAGACCAGTGTCGCCACCGAGGAGGCCACCAACGAGGCCGTCTTCACCGATCACGCCATCCAGCAGGCCACCCTCGCCGCCGTCCCCGTCGGTGGTGCCAAGCAGTCCGGTTCCCAGCAGATCGCCGACCAGACCATCAGCGCCGGTCACATCCGACAGGGCACCTTCGTTGCCCACCAGATCGCCAAGCAAGCCGTCCGAACCTGTGATATCGCCCAGGATGCCGTCGTTTCCGGTGACCGCTCCGAGCAGCCCTTCATCGTTGACAACACCATCCAGCAGACCGGTGTCGTCGGAGATTGTGCCGTCACCGATTACCGGTTGACCCAACAACTCTTCGCCGGCGTCACCCAGGACGCCATCGCTACCGAGCAGGTCACCCAGCAAACCATCCGAGCCAGTGACTGCGCCAAGAAGCCCGCCATTCCCAGTTAGGCCGCCAAGAAGCCCGTCGTCTGAGATAAGCGGATCAAGAAACCCTTGTTCGCTATCCGCATCCGCATCCGCATCCGCATCCGCATCCGCATCCGCATCCGCATCCGCATCAGCGTCGGCATCCGCGTCGGCATCCGCATCCGCATCCGCGTCAGCATCGGCATCCGCATCAGCGTCGGCATCCGCATCCGCGTCGGCGTCAGCATCGGCGTCCGCGTCCGCGTCAGCATCCGCATCCGCGTCGGCATCCGCATCAGCGTCGGCATCCGCATCGGCGTCAGCATCCGCATCGGCGTCAGCATCCGCGTCGGCATCAGCATCCGCGTCAGCATCGGCGTCGGCATCTGCATCTGCATCCGCGTCAGCATCGGCATCCGCGTCGGCGTCAGCATCGGCGTCGGCATCGGCGTCGGCATCTGCATCCGCGTCGGCATCAGCATCAGCATCAGCGTCGGCATCCCCATCATCACTTCCACCGCCGGCAGACATCGCCACACCCAGGCCAGCCAAACCGGCTGCCACAAGACCCGCCATCTCTTCGTCAGTCAGACCATCAGTCTGCGCCGCACCCTGAACCCCGCTCTCAGTATCATCACCCAGCGTCAGGCTGTGCAAAGATCCGTCCATTGCGGGTTTGTAATAATCCTTAATGACGATGTTATCGCCATTTTTCAGCTCGACCGTCAGCGTATCACCCTTTCGGCTGTAGCGTGCGATGTCTGACTGAACCGCGTCGATGCGAATGTTGATCTGTGGTCCGGCTTGTAGAACGGTATCGGCCATGGGGTATGTCCTCTTCGCACCCCACAAAGAGGGCGGCATTGGTTGCAATCTAAAGTATGTAACCACATCTTTAGTATGCCATCAATCGGATTCATTCACTTTCGTGCAGCCGCCACGCAAGCAAACCGGCTCCTCGTGGTGCAAATGCCGAAGCAGGATGCCGGTTGTGAAAATTGTGTTTTGGGCTGTGACCAAGGCCAATTTGTGCCTGTTTTCACGCTTTTTGCGTCTGCCGCTGTGCGAAGCCGTTCCTTTTGATCGGATTTACGGCCGCAACGGAAGCGTATTGCGGAACATGAAATAGGGACCAGTATTGCAAGCACAGGCTGTGTATCGTGAGACGGCAGGGCGTCAATTAGCCCTGCCGTGCATCACTGATTCTGTGCTGTCACGCGTGAGGTGCGCAAGAGGGCACATCTTTTTGTCTGTTGCCGACGATTCAGATCACATGTGGATCGGACCGTCGCCGCAGGCCAGCGCCGCTTCGCGCACGGCCTCCGAATAGGTTGGATGCGCGTGGCAGGTCATGGCCAGATCTTCGGCCGACGCGCCGAATTCCATCGCAACGCACACCTCGTGGATCAGGTCGCCGGCACCGGGGCCGATGATGTGGCAGCCCAGAATGCGGTCGGTTTCCTTGTCGGCCAGGATCTTCACAAAACCGTCGCCTGCGAACACGGCCTTGGCGCGGGCGTTGCCCATGAAGCTGAACTTGCCGACCTTGTACGCGCGGCCCGCTTCTTTCAGCGTGGCCTCGGTTTCGCCGACATTGGCGACTTCGGGGTGGGTGTAGATCACGCCGGGGATCACGCCATAGTTGACGTGCCCATGCTTGCCCGCGACCTGCTCGGCGGCGGCCATGCCTTCGTCCTCGGCCTTGTGCGCCAGCATCGGCCCTTCGATCACGTCGCCGATGGCGTAGACGCCCGGCACGCTGGTCTGCCAGTCCTTGCCCACCTTGATCTGACCGCGTTTGGTCATCTCGACGCCCAGACCCTCGAGGCCCAGCCCGTCGACGTAAGGCTTGCGGCCTGTTGCCACCAGAACCACATCGGCGTCCAGCACGTGTTCGCTGTCGTCCTTGCGCAGTTTGTAATGCACCTTTGCCTTGGTCTTGGTCGCTTCGGTCTTTTGCACGGCAGCGCCCATGATGAACTTCAGGCCCTGCTTGGTCAGCATCCGCTGGAAGGTTTTCTGAACCTCGGGGTCCATGCCGGGGGTGATCGCGTCCAGATATTCCACGACGGTTACCTCGGACCCCAGACGCGCATAAACGCTGCCCAGTTCCAGCCCGATCACGCCCGCGCCGATCACAACGAGGGATTTCGGCACCTTGCCCAGCTCCAGCGCGCCGGTGGAGGTCACGACGACCTTTTCGTCCACTTCGACGCCGGGCAGCGACGCCGCCTCGGAGCCGGTGGCGATGATGATGTTCTTGGCCTCGTGGACCTCGTCACCAACCTTGACCTTGCCCGCCTCGGGGATCGAGCCCCAGCCTTTCAGCCAGTCGACCTTGTTCTTTTTGAACAGGAATCCGATGCCTTTGGTGTTGGTGTCGACGGTGGACTGTTTGTAGGTCAGCATCTGCTTCCAGTCGACCGAGGGGCTTTTGCCCTTCAGGCCCATTTCGGCAAAGTTGTGCTCGGCCTCGTGCAGCATGTGGGATGCGTGCAGCAATGCCTTGGACGGGATGCAGCCGACGTTCAGGCAGGTGCCGCCCAGCGTGTCACGCCCTTCGACGCAGGCCACTTTCAGGCCCAGTTGCGCGCAACGGATGGCGCAGACATAGCCGCCGGGGCCGGAGCCGATGATGATAACGTCGTAGGATGCCATGAGGTCTTCTCCTTGGTCGTGTGCGCCGCTGTGGCCTGTGTCAGACCGCTGACGGCTTTCAGTATGGCGCGGGTGCCATGTGTTTTGCGGGCGCGTTCCTAGATCAGGGCGGCGATGAAAAGTACGGTGACGCAGGCCATGGCCACCAGCCAGATATAGGACCGCCACGGCCGCCATCCCAGCGCATAGGCGGGGATATAAAGCGCACGGGCGGCCAGATAGACCCAAGCGGCCCCCAGTGTCACTGCGCTGACCTGATCCGTCAGGTGGATCAGGAACACGGCGGCGGCAAAGAACGGGAACATCTGCACGTTGTTGTCATAGGCCCGCAGCATCCGCGCCGTGGCATTGCGCATCGGGCGGCTGGGCGCGCGGTCGCGCGGGCTGGTGGTATAGCCCGGCCCCACATCCATGTTCGCCATTGTTGAGGCCGTGACGAATTGCGCGATGTGCAACAGGCCGGCGAGGGCGAGGGTGAGGAGGAGGGGCGTCATGTCATCGTGTCCAAATCGGAAGATGCAGGAGTGCGGGAGTGCCGGCCAGCGCCCAAGCCATAGGGCGCTGACCTGTTTTTGGTTTACAGATCCATCAGCAACCGGCGGGGATCTTCCAGCGCTTCCTTGACGCGCACCAGGAAGGTCACCGCGCCCTTGCCGTCAACGATGCGGTGATCGTAGGACAGCGCCAGATACATCATCGGACGGATCACCACCTGACCGTTGATCGCCATCGGGCGGTCCTGGATCTTGTGCATCCCCAGGATACCCGATTGCGGCGGGTTCAGGATGGGCGAGGACATCAGCGAGCCGTAGACACCACCGTTCGAGATGGTGAAGGTGCCGCCCTGCATTTCCGCCATCGACAGCTTGCCGTCACGGGCACGCGCGCCTTTTTCGGCAATCGCCTTTTCGATCTCGGCAAAGGACATCGCGTCGGCATCGCGGATCACCGGAACAACCAGACCCGTGGGCGTGCCTGCGGCGATGCCCATGTGAACGAAGTTCTTGTAGACCACGTCGGTGCCGTCGATCTCGGCGTTGACCTCGGGGACCTCTTTCAGCGCGTGCACGCAGGCCTTGGTGAAGAAGGACATAAAGCCAAGCTTCACGCCGTGTTTCTTCAGGAACAGGTCCTTGTATTCTTTGCGCAGCGCCATCACCTCGGTCATGTCGACCTCGTTATAGGTGGTCAGCATCGCGGCGGTGTTCTGGCTGTCTTTCAGACGGCGCGCGATGGTCTGGCGCAGACGGGTCATTTTCACCCGTTCTTCGCGCGATGCATCGTCGGCAGAGACCGGCGCGCGCGGGGCTGCGGCGGCCTGCGGGGCAGGGGCCGAACCAGCGGCAGCCACGGCCT from Pseudosulfitobacter sp. DSM 107133 encodes the following:
- the lpdA gene encoding dihydrolipoyl dehydrogenase — translated: MASYDVIIIGSGPGGYVCAIRCAQLGLKVACVEGRDTLGGTCLNVGCIPSKALLHASHMLHEAEHNFAEMGLKGKSPSVDWKQMLTYKQSTVDTNTKGIGFLFKKNKVDWLKGWGSIPEAGKVKVGDEVHEAKNIIIATGSEAASLPGVEVDEKVVVTSTGALELGKVPKSLVVIGAGVIGLELGSVYARLGSEVTVVEYLDAITPGMDPEVQKTFQRMLTKQGLKFIMGAAVQKTEATKTKAKVHYKLRKDDSEHVLDADVVLVATGRKPYVDGLGLEGLGVEMTKRGQIKVGKDWQTSVPGVYAIGDVIEGPMLAHKAEDEGMAAAEQVAGKHGHVNYGVIPGVIYTHPEVANVGETEATLKEAGRAYKVGKFSFMGNARAKAVFAGDGFVKILADKETDRILGCHIIGPGAGDLIHEVCVAMEFGASAEDLAMTCHAHPTYSEAVREAALACGDGPIHM
- the odhB gene encoding 2-oxoglutarate dehydrogenase complex dihydrolipoyllysine-residue succinyltransferase: MMTDVRVPTLGESVTEATVATWFKKPGDTVAVDEMLCELETDKVTVEVPSPVAGTMGDIIAAEGETVGVDALLATITEGGAAAADAPKAAEAKETPAAKSSGDDSVDVMVPTLGESVTEATVSTWFKKVGDTVAQDEMLCELETDKVSVEVPAPASGVLTEITAPEGTTVDATAKLAVISGSASGQAAAPAQAAKAAPAASTSGKDVEDAPSAKKAMAEAGISRDQVSGSGRDGRIMKDDVAKAVAAAGSAPAPQAAAAPRAPVSADDASREERVKMTRLRQTIARRLKDSQNTAAMLTTYNEVDMTEVMALRKEYKDLFLKKHGVKLGFMSFFTKACVHALKEVPEVNAEIDGTDVVYKNFVHMGIAAGTPTGLVVPVIRDADAMSFAEIEKAIAEKGARARDGKLSMAEMQGGTFTISNGGVYGSLMSSPILNPPQSGILGMHKIQDRPMAINGQVVIRPMMYLALSYDHRIVDGKGAVTFLVRVKEALEDPRRLLMDL
- a CDS encoding BapA prefix-like domain-containing protein, with protein sequence MADTVLQAGPQINIRIDAVQSDIARYSRKGDTLTVELKNGDNIVIKDYYKPAMDGSLHSLTLGDDTESGVQGAAQTDGLTDEEMAGLVAAGLAGLGVAMSAGGGSDDGDADADADADADADADADADADADADADADADADADADADADADADADADADADADADADADADADADADADADADADADADADADADADADADADADADADADADADADADADADADADADADADADADADADADSEQGFLDPLISDDGLLGGLTGNGGLLGAVTGSDGLLGDLLGSDGVLGDAGEELLGQPVIGDGTISDDTGLLDGVVNDEGLLGAVTGNDGILGDITGSDGLLGDLVGNEGALSDVTGADGLVGDLLGTGLLGTTDGDGGEGGLLDGVIGEDGLVGGLLGGDTGLLDGVIGEDGLVDGLLGGDTGLLDGVIGEDGLVGGLLGGDTGLLDGVIGEDGLVGGLLGGDTGLLDGVIGEDGLVGGLLGGDTGLLDGVIGEDGLVGGLLGGDTGLLDGVIGEDGLVGGLLGGDTGLLDGVIGEDGLVGGLLGGDTGLLDGIVSDEGLLGDVTGNNGILGDITGSDGLLGDLVGNDGVLSDVTGADGLVGDLLGTGLLGDVTDGDGGESGLLDGLLGGDSGLLDGVIGEDGLVGGILGGDSGLLDGVIGEDGLVGGILGGDSGLLDGVIGEDGLVGGILGGDTGLLDGVIGEDGLVGGILGGDTGLLDGVIGEGGLVGGLLGGLGGVQDDIV
- a CDS encoding MAPEG family protein, producing the protein MTPLLLTLALAGLLHIAQFVTASTMANMDVGPGYTTSPRDRAPSRPMRNATARMLRAYDNNVQMFPFFAAAVFLIHLTDQVSAVTLGAAWVYLAARALYIPAYALGWRPWRSYIWLVAMACVTVLFIAALI